The Fusobacterium necrophorum subsp. necrophorum genome has a window encoding:
- a CDS encoding L-fuculose-phosphate aldolase: MLLELERILLIEYGKKMIQEGLTRGTGGNLSVCDSEHKKMAITPSGIDYFSLKPEDIVILDIPTGKIIEGSQIPSSESDMHRIFYKYRKDISALVHTHSKYATAVSCLEQDGLPAIDYLLASAGTYVPCAEYATYGTVALARNAYKAMEGKKAVLLSNHGAIAGGNDLAEAYHIAETVEFCSEIYCISKSCGSVKILPKEEMKHMMIRFQNYGKRIEEHDEI; this comes from the coding sequence ATGCTTTTAGAACTCGAAAGAATATTACTAATCGAATACGGGAAAAAAATGATTCAGGAGGGACTGACAAGAGGAACAGGAGGAAATTTGAGTGTTTGCGATTCGGAACATAAGAAAATGGCAATTACTCCCAGTGGAATCGATTATTTTAGTCTAAAACCTGAAGATATTGTTATTTTAGATATTCCAACCGGGAAAATCATCGAAGGAAGTCAAATTCCTTCCAGTGAATCGGATATGCACAGAATTTTTTATAAATACAGAAAAGATATTTCTGCTTTGGTACATACTCACTCCAAATACGCCACTGCTGTTTCCTGTTTGGAACAAGACGGACTTCCTGCCATTGATTATCTGCTTGCCTCTGCCGGTACTTACGTTCCTTGTGCCGAATATGCGACTTATGGAACAGTTGCTCTTGCAAGAAATGCCTACAAAGCCATGGAAGGAAAAAAAGCCGTTCTTCTCAGCAACCATGGTGCAATCGCCGGAGGAAACGATTTAGCGGAAGCCTATCATATTGCTGAAACAGTAGAATTTTGTTCTGAAATCTACTGTATTTCAAAATCTTGCGGTTCTGTAAAAATCCTTCCGAAAGAAGAAATGAAACATATGATGATCCGATTCCAAAATTATGGAAAACGAATAGAAGAGCATGATGAAATTTAA
- a CDS encoding ATP-binding cassette domain-containing protein — protein MALIAKNLGFYYRRDQWIFKEINFEVSPGEILGIFGYSGCGKTSLSKVLSDFLSPVEGEVLIDGKKHQKHKFREVQLIYQHPEKTMNPLWKMKNILEESYTPDDNLLNTFGIRKEWLDRYPIELSGGELQRFSIVRSLNPNTKYLIADEMTTMLDGITQAFIWKSLLKIVRERKLGLIVISHEKDIIEKICDKCLNMESNTLIQLKERKTV, from the coding sequence ATGGCATTGATAGCTAAAAATTTAGGATTTTATTACCGGAGAGATCAATGGATTTTTAAAGAGATCAATTTTGAAGTTTCTCCGGGGGAAATATTAGGTATTTTTGGATACAGCGGTTGCGGAAAAACAAGTCTCTCCAAAGTGCTTTCCGATTTCTTATCTCCTGTGGAAGGAGAAGTTTTGATTGACGGAAAAAAACATCAAAAACATAAATTTCGGGAAGTGCAACTGATTTATCAGCATCCCGAAAAAACAATGAATCCATTATGGAAAATGAAAAATATATTGGAAGAAAGTTATACACCGGACGATAATTTATTGAATACGTTTGGGATTCGAAAAGAATGGTTGGACAGGTATCCGATAGAATTATCAGGAGGAGAGCTACAACGATTTTCGATAGTGAGGTCTCTAAATCCCAATACAAAATATCTTATTGCGGACGAAATGACAACCATGCTCGACGGAATTACACAGGCATTTATTTGGAAAAGTCTTTTGAAAATTGTGAGAGAAAGAAAGCTGGGTTTGATTGTCATAAGCCATGAGAAAGACATTATTGAGAAAATTTGTGATAAATGCCTTAACATGGAAAGCAATACTTTAATTCAATTGAAAGAAAGGAAAACAGTATAA
- a CDS encoding ABC transporter ATP-binding protein, with protein sequence MSKPLLKVEDLSISFEQYGRGLKKFISKPIQSLNIEIYRGEILAIVGASGSGKSLLAHAIMGILPSNAVVNGRIFYNDEILDSKRIKKYRGNKIAFVPQSVNYLDPSMKVKNQVKIGLEGNKQEKKIIQEEIFEKFGLKKSDGERYPYQLSGGMLRRVLFATSIGKNTELIIADEPTPGIHQSVLDIVLKQLRDFADKGMGVMLITHDIGSAIKIADRISVFKDGNTVETSPSSYFIGNGEKLQEEYSRKLWCSLPQNHFLEVESDGIDS encoded by the coding sequence ATGAGTAAGCCTTTATTAAAAGTGGAAGACTTGTCCATTTCTTTTGAGCAATATGGAAGGGGCTTGAAAAAATTTATAAGTAAGCCGATTCAATCTCTAAATATAGAAATTTATCGAGGAGAAATCCTTGCAATTGTTGGTGCCAGCGGCTCCGGAAAAAGTCTTTTAGCTCATGCAATTATGGGAATATTACCTTCAAATGCCGTTGTCAATGGAAGAATATTTTACAATGATGAAATATTGGATTCAAAAAGAATCAAGAAGTACAGAGGAAATAAAATAGCTTTTGTTCCACAATCCGTAAATTATTTGGATCCTTCCATGAAGGTAAAAAATCAGGTGAAAATAGGATTAGAGGGTAATAAGCAAGAAAAGAAAATCATCCAGGAAGAGATATTTGAGAAATTTGGACTCAAAAAGAGCGATGGAGAACGGTATCCTTATCAATTGTCGGGAGGAATGTTACGAAGAGTTCTATTTGCTACGAGTATAGGAAAAAATACAGAACTGATTATTGCAGATGAGCCAACTCCCGGGATTCATCAATCCGTATTGGATATAGTTCTGAAGCAACTGAGAGATTTTGCCGATAAAGGTATGGGGGTCATGTTGATTACTCATGATATAGGTTCCGCAATAAAGATAGCAGATAGAATAAGTGTTTTTAAAGACGGTAATACCGTAGAAACTTCTCCAAGTAGCTATTTCATAGGAAATGGAGAAAAGTTGCAAGAAGAATATTCACGAAAATTATGGTGTTCCTTGCCACAAAATCATTTTTTGGAGGTTGAGTCAGATGGCATTGATAGCTAA
- a CDS encoding ABC transporter permease: protein MKIDARIKVVTSIVLSIFLIGLILILNITLEEKGLETNSLLKNLSPSGRFLFGTDSMGRDMFVRTVKGLHFSLYVGIIGAGMGVFIAVLFGIFAAIGNKKSDRMIMWIVDMFIGMPHIIFMILISFAVGKGARGVIIATAITHWPALTRVIRNEVYSIKNSEYIILSGNMGKSRWFIVKNHILPIIFPQIFIGFVLLFPHVILHEASMTFLGFGLSAQQPSIGIILSEAAKHISLGNWWLVVLPGLALIVLVKCFDTMGESLRILHNPHMRYL, encoded by the coding sequence ATGAAGATAGATGCCAGAATCAAAGTAGTGACATCCATTGTTCTTTCTATTTTTTTGATAGGTCTTATTTTAATATTAAATATTACCTTAGAGGAAAAAGGACTGGAAACAAATTCTCTTTTAAAAAATTTATCTCCCTCCGGAAGGTTTTTGTTCGGTACGGATTCTATGGGAAGAGATATGTTTGTGAGAACCGTAAAAGGTTTGCATTTTTCTTTGTATGTCGGAATTATAGGGGCAGGTATGGGAGTGTTTATTGCCGTATTGTTTGGAATTTTTGCTGCGATTGGAAACAAAAAGAGCGATAGAATGATTATGTGGATCGTAGATATGTTCATAGGAATGCCGCATATTATTTTTATGATTTTAATCTCTTTTGCGGTAGGAAAGGGAGCCAGAGGAGTAATTATTGCAACCGCTATTACGCACTGGCCGGCACTGACAAGAGTTATAAGAAATGAAGTGTATAGTATTAAAAATTCTGAGTATATTATACTATCCGGAAATATGGGAAAGAGTAGATGGTTTATTGTGAAAAATCATATTCTTCCTATCATTTTTCCACAGATTTTTATCGGTTTTGTATTATTATTTCCTCATGTTATTTTACATGAAGCTTCCATGACATTTTTGGGATTCGGTTTATCCGCACAACAGCCATCCATTGGAATTATTCTGTCGGAAGCGGCAAAACATATTTCTTTGGGAAATTGGTGGTTGGTTGTTTTACCGGGATTGGCGTTGATTGTATTGGTGAAGTGTTTTGATACGATGGGAGAATCATTGCGGATTTTACATAATCCACACATGAGATATTTGTAA
- a CDS encoding ABC transporter permease: MKKYVIIVFQKILRCLLLLLGVSILSFILLKNSPVDPVMASVNYDVNLTPEQYQKIAEYYGLDKPVVTQYFLWLKNFIRGDFGVSLVHRKPVIEMIRMRAGASAALMGISWFLSGILGFTLGTIAAFKREKLMDRIIKWFSYLQVTVPTFWIGLIFLLIFSVQLKWLPIGISTPIGRLSTEVDFADKIRHLILPVFTLSVLGIANVTLHTREKMLDVLNSEYVLFAKARGESTFAIFKHHGIRNAIVPAITIHFSYFGELFGGSVLAEQVFSYPGLGSTLTEAGLKSDTPLLLAIVMIGAVFVFLGNTIADILNSILNPNLRREV, encoded by the coding sequence ATGAAGAAATATGTAATTATAGTATTCCAAAAAATTTTGAGATGTCTACTTTTATTATTAGGCGTTTCCATTTTATCTTTTATACTTTTAAAAAATTCACCTGTAGATCCTGTTATGGCAAGTGTAAATTATGATGTAAATTTGACTCCGGAACAATATCAGAAAATTGCAGAATATTATGGTTTGGACAAACCTGTTGTAACGCAGTATTTTTTATGGCTTAAAAATTTTATTCGAGGGGATTTTGGAGTTTCTTTGGTTCATAGAAAACCTGTCATAGAAATGATTCGTATGAGGGCGGGAGCTTCCGCAGCACTTATGGGAATTTCATGGTTCTTATCAGGAATTCTCGGATTTACATTGGGAACAATAGCGGCATTTAAGAGAGAAAAACTGATGGATCGTATCATCAAATGGTTTTCTTACTTGCAGGTAACGGTCCCAACGTTTTGGATAGGCTTAATTTTTTTACTGATTTTTTCAGTACAATTAAAATGGTTGCCGATAGGAATTTCAACTCCAATCGGAAGATTGAGTACAGAAGTTGATTTTGCAGATAAAATAAGACATTTGATTCTTCCGGTATTTACATTAAGCGTGTTGGGAATTGCAAATGTTACCCTGCATACACGTGAAAAAATGCTGGATGTCTTAAACAGTGAATATGTTCTTTTTGCAAAAGCAAGAGGAGAAAGTACTTTTGCAATTTTTAAGCATCATGGGATAAGAAATGCCATTGTGCCTGCTATCACAATTCATTTTTCTTACTTTGGAGAATTATTTGGAGGGTCCGTATTGGCAGAGCAGGTATTTTCTTATCCGGGACTTGGCTCTACCTTAACAGAAGCGGGATTGAAAAGCGATACTCCTTTACTCTTAGCCATTGTTATGATCGGGGCCGTTTTTGTTTTTCTCGGTAATACAATAGCGGATATATTAAATAGTATTTTGAATCCGAATTTAAGGAGGGAAGTATGA
- a CDS encoding ABC transporter substrate-binding protein: MKKRRSIVSKVITLCFMLLLLACSRASEDNKEVQRDRKGRANDEIIVSMGARIPHEFDPKERYGMYNEAHITHSTLLRRTADLEIVGDFAKNYTVSEDGLVWTFDLHDDFKFSNGEPVTAEDVKFSYEMLKEDGKHWDLDFIDKIEIPKENQIVFKLKEPRSTFAMSQLVEVPIVPKAHYNENYKNNPIGSGPYMVVEYKPDEQAIFEINPYYHGKKPYFKKWTWVLLDENTALAALESGDVDMIYATPELADKEVRGCKLFDIESNDVRGLSMPYVKKGVIDNSPDGYPVGNDITSDPIIRKALNVGMNRQKVVDTVLNGHGKPAYSVTDGTSFWNPESVIEDNKPEEAKKMLDEAGWIVGADGIREKDGVRAEFDLYYPTKDALRTNVAVEASSQAKELGIHINLVGSNWEEMITKSHEISMLYAGGRHNPNQFFQSHHPSTAGKGWTNVTFYNNPKVTEYLEKAMRASSLEEANKYWKLAQWDGDTGASTKGDIPYVWLVRINHTYVGDKRIDVGNQGMHSHGHDWSLIANIAEWTWDESMK; encoded by the coding sequence ATGAAAAAAAGAAGAAGTATTGTAAGCAAAGTCATTACTCTTTGCTTTATGTTGTTATTATTGGCATGTTCTCGAGCTTCAGAGGATAATAAAGAAGTTCAAAGAGACCGAAAAGGAAGAGCCAATGATGAAATTATAGTTTCTATGGGAGCAAGAATTCCCCATGAATTTGATCCGAAAGAGAGATATGGAATGTACAACGAAGCACACATTACTCACAGTACTTTGCTTAGAAGAACGGCAGATTTGGAGATTGTGGGAGATTTTGCAAAAAATTATACCGTATCTGAAGACGGATTGGTATGGACATTTGATTTACATGATGATTTTAAATTCTCAAATGGGGAGCCGGTAACGGCAGAAGATGTAAAATTTTCTTATGAAATGTTAAAAGAAGATGGAAAGCATTGGGATTTAGATTTTATAGATAAGATAGAAATTCCGAAAGAGAATCAAATTGTGTTTAAGTTAAAAGAACCGAGATCTACTTTTGCCATGTCTCAATTGGTCGAAGTTCCTATTGTACCGAAGGCCCATTACAACGAAAATTATAAAAATAATCCAATCGGTTCAGGACCTTATATGGTTGTGGAGTATAAACCGGATGAACAAGCCATTTTTGAAATCAATCCATATTATCATGGGAAAAAACCATATTTTAAAAAATGGACTTGGGTATTATTGGATGAAAATACAGCATTGGCAGCATTGGAATCAGGAGATGTGGATATGATTTATGCAACTCCTGAATTGGCGGATAAAGAGGTAAGAGGATGTAAATTATTTGATATAGAATCCAATGATGTTCGAGGATTATCAATGCCTTATGTGAAAAAAGGAGTGATTGACAATTCACCGGACGGATATCCTGTAGGAAACGATATTACCAGTGATCCGATTATTAGAAAGGCACTCAATGTAGGAATGAATCGACAAAAAGTGGTGGATACCGTTTTGAACGGACACGGAAAACCTGCTTATTCTGTGACTGACGGAACTTCATTCTGGAATCCGGAATCTGTAATTGAAGATAATAAACCGGAAGAAGCTAAAAAGATGTTAGATGAAGCAGGTTGGATAGTCGGAGCAGATGGAATTCGAGAGAAAGATGGTGTGAGAGCCGAATTTGATTTGTATTATCCGACTAAGGATGCGTTGAGAACGAATGTAGCGGTGGAAGCTTCCAGTCAAGCTAAAGAATTGGGAATTCATATTAACCTTGTAGGAAGTAACTGGGAAGAAATGATAACCAAATCCCATGAAATTTCAATGTTATATGCAGGAGGAAGACATAATCCGAATCAATTCTTCCAATCTCATCATCCGAGCACGGCAGGAAAAGGGTGGACCAATGTAACATTTTACAACAATCCGAAAGTAACGGAATATTTAGAAAAGGCTATGAGAGCTTCCAGTCTTGAAGAAGCAAATAAATATTGGAAACTTGCTCAATGGGATGGAGACACAGGAGCTTCTACAAAAGGAGATATTCCTTATGTTTGGCTTGTGAGAATAAATCATACCTATGTGGGAGATAAAAGGATTGATGTTGGAAATCAAGGAATGCACAGTCATGGACATGACTGGTCTTTAATTGCAAATATTGCAGAATGGACTTGGGATGAAAGCATGAAATAA
- a CDS encoding transglycosylase SLT domain-containing protein, which produces MKRKIFIFFSFLVLQSFLLANINENELKDLKEIIKEVIESEKDEKVVDENNIKFSLIRNSKKIEVEKKEAVAEEITLKTLQAEIKELKEILKNNFEAESEIENYIPAEDYLDFDDKEEKIAISNYIEYINNYTNDYNLAREINKNLIIYSKAYGISPELILSIIKVESGFNPTAESKKGAYGLMQLTQDTANYLKVNRKTIGENMKGGIKLLRELLDENNNDLVLTLASYNAGLGVVKKYNGVPPYTETKNYIERIMQGMSTISRNEIIIDSIDFDRKEDF; this is translated from the coding sequence ATGAAAAGAAAAATATTTATATTTTTTAGTTTTTTAGTGCTTCAGAGTTTTTTATTAGCAAATATAAATGAAAATGAACTAAAGGATCTCAAAGAAATAATAAAAGAGGTAATCGAAAGTGAAAAGGATGAAAAAGTTGTAGATGAAAATAATATAAAATTTTCTTTAATAAGAAATAGTAAAAAAATTGAAGTTGAAAAAAAAGAAGCAGTAGCTGAAGAAATAACTCTAAAGACTTTACAGGCAGAAATAAAAGAACTTAAAGAAATTTTAAAAAATAATTTTGAAGCAGAAAGCGAAATTGAGAATTATATTCCAGCTGAAGATTACTTGGATTTTGATGATAAAGAAGAAAAAATAGCAATATCAAACTATATTGAGTATATAAATAACTATACAAATGATTATAATTTAGCTAGGGAAATAAATAAAAATCTTATAATCTATAGTAAAGCTTATGGAATATCTCCTGAACTCATTCTTTCAATCATTAAAGTAGAATCAGGATTTAATCCGACTGCTGAAAGTAAAAAAGGAGCATACGGACTTATGCAGTTAACTCAAGATACTGCAAATTATTTAAAAGTAAATAGAAAAACAATAGGGGAAAATATGAAGGGTGGAATAAAACTTTTAAGAGAGCTTTTAGATGAAAACAATAATGATTTAGTACTTACTTTAGCTAGTTATAATGCTGGTTTAGGAGTTGTAAAAAAATACAATGGAGTCCCACCTTATACTGAAACAAAAAATTATATAGAAAGAATAATGCAAGGAATGTCTACTATTTCAAGGAATGAAATTATAATAGATAGTATAGATTTTGATAGAAAAGAAGATTTTTAA
- a CDS encoding TrbC/VirB2 family protein, with protein MKRRMLFQVILLLVVFSFNVYASNAGFKWESGGNTMLKSAQVLSFILGFIAIIVLGGTFMFGSREIFQKILPVFGGLAIIGSAGAILTTFGISQTTGLIFIL; from the coding sequence ATGAAGAGGAGAATGTTGTTTCAAGTAATTCTATTGTTGGTCGTGTTTTCTTTTAATGTTTATGCATCAAATGCTGGTTTTAAATGGGAATCAGGTGGGAATACAATGTTAAAATCGGCACAGGTATTGTCATTTATTTTAGGGTTTATTGCTATTATAGTTCTTGGAGGAACTTTTATGTTCGGTTCAAGAGAAATATTTCAAAAAATCCTTCCTGTTTTTGGAGGATTGGCAATTATAGGAAGTGCTGGAGCAATTTTAACAACTTTTGGAATAAGTCAAACTACAGGACTAATTTTTATACTATAA
- a CDS encoding type IV secretion system protein: MGFFRKKEKEKLKNKEKKESLDYEQAKEEYLNTILNVSKSRSNWVSVAILSLFITLLSILGVFYFGMRSTVIPYFFEIDRNGTVHKLTVGEYEKQYVPEEALITLTLKEFIENSRWISTDEVVQNNFVEKAFNYSSPKVIQKLKSIYAQEELTKLIKNGVTRDILIETVTKADETLYNARWTETIYNENGNIINQIGKFGNFNIQIIKPKNTAEMKKNPLGITIVDFNISTNTK; encoded by the coding sequence ATGGGCTTTTTTAGAAAAAAAGAAAAAGAAAAGCTAAAAAATAAAGAAAAGAAAGAAAGCTTAGATTATGAACAAGCTAAAGAAGAATATTTAAATACTATTTTAAATGTTAGTAAAAGCAGGTCAAATTGGGTAAGTGTTGCTATTCTTTCACTTTTTATAACTCTTTTAAGTATTTTAGGAGTATTTTATTTTGGGATGCGTTCTACAGTTATACCTTATTTTTTTGAAATAGATAGGAACGGCACAGTACATAAATTAACAGTTGGAGAATATGAAAAACAATATGTTCCAGAAGAAGCGTTAATAACACTAACTCTTAAGGAATTTATAGAAAATTCAAGGTGGATTTCAACTGATGAAGTCGTACAAAATAATTTTGTTGAAAAAGCATTTAATTATTCTAGCCCTAAAGTGATTCAAAAATTAAAATCTATTTATGCACAAGAAGAGTTAACTAAATTGATAAAAAATGGAGTAACAAGGGATATTTTAATAGAAACTGTTACTAAAGCAGATGAAACTTTATATAATGCTAGATGGACAGAAACAATTTATAATGAAAATGGGAATATAATAAATCAGATTGGGAAATTTGGAAATTTCAATATTCAAATTATAAAACCTAAAAATACAGCTGAAATGAAAAAGAATCCTCTTGGAATAACTATTGTAGATTTTAATATAAGTACAAATACTAAATAA
- a CDS encoding TrbG/VirB9 family P-type conjugative transfer protein, with protein sequence MKMMKKSILLGMIFISTLSFSNSQTEADRLEASFYNEIKTSSKPKIASGYKEALYGTEANFVYNDTSMYTVYCRVNYLTSIFLSPDEELIGTSGGDTTRWSRKETITGSEEGQRVLILVKPHTIGIKTNIVISTNKRTYQIQLISDKSLYNPIVKWSYPITEELNRKYKAAREEATTVLPTNLNYNYSLSNNKYDFTPLQVFDDGKKTYIVFRENMQEMPVFYILEGKKELMITNNRQKKNVLIIDRIFDKAELRLGDKKVRITKK encoded by the coding sequence ATGAAAATGATGAAAAAAAGCATATTACTTGGAATGATTTTTATATCTACATTATCTTTTAGTAATTCTCAAACTGAAGCTGATAGATTAGAAGCAAGTTTTTATAATGAAATTAAGACTAGCTCTAAACCCAAAATAGCTTCAGGATATAAAGAAGCTTTATATGGGACAGAAGCTAATTTTGTATATAATGATACTTCAATGTATACAGTTTATTGTAGAGTTAATTATTTAACTTCTATTTTTTTAAGTCCTGATGAAGAGTTAATAGGAACATCAGGAGGAGACACTACAAGATGGAGTAGAAAAGAAACAATAACAGGAAGTGAAGAAGGACAAAGAGTTCTGATATTAGTAAAACCACACACAATAGGAATTAAAACTAATATTGTCATTTCGACAAATAAAAGAACTTATCAAATTCAACTGATTTCAGATAAAAGCTTATATAATCCTATTGTAAAATGGAGCTATCCAATTACTGAAGAGTTAAATAGAAAATATAAAGCAGCAAGAGAAGAAGCAACTACTGTATTACCAACTAATTTAAACTATAATTACTCTTTAAGTAATAATAAGTATGATTTTACACCACTACAGGTATTTGATGATGGAAAGAAAACTTATATCGTTTTTAGAGAAAATATGCAAGAAATGCCAGTTTTTTATATCTTAGAAGGAAAAAAAGAATTGATGATAACAAATAATAGACAAAAGAAAAATGTTCTAATTATTGATAGAATATTTGATAAAGCAGAACTAAGACTAGGGGATAAAAAAGTGAGAATTACTAAGAAATAA
- a CDS encoding TrbI/VirB10 family protein: MADDRKNIENNDISQIKVESTGLSKQKIIGLMIIIFAFLGLILFLHFAFFGNTQKEEKKKVEKEEEIVKENVIDKEAEEKFESELRKSYSEKTKKTYKNEEGKEIIIEETNSPNGERDYEKERLAEIKAKISAYKDKMFQEELASRGSHIGDNSSAGTLNPNNTISQSFMMDGLQTPALNNNDRMTKYKDNLKVDNVYNKSGLLNPLSEYELKAGGIIPITLYTGINTDIPSNVIAVVREDVYDSTSGRYLLIPKGTKAIGTYDSVLDFGQERVLLLWTRLVFPNGNSISLDKFDGVDLSGYGGTGGKVDSHFGTMLKAVVLSTILSVGDYYVSPSSKDRNRYKTSSPEVIAKEEVVNTFSEIGKDYIDKMLNVQPTIVVKQGTKLNIIINSDLVLEPYEEY, from the coding sequence ATGGCAGATGATAGAAAAAATATTGAAAATAATGATATATCTCAAATAAAAGTAGAAAGTACTGGACTATCCAAACAAAAAATAATTGGACTTATGATAATTATTTTTGCATTTTTAGGACTTATTTTATTTTTACATTTTGCTTTTTTTGGGAATACTCAAAAAGAAGAAAAGAAGAAAGTAGAAAAAGAAGAAGAAATTGTAAAAGAGAATGTAATTGATAAGGAAGCTGAAGAAAAGTTTGAAAGTGAACTTAGAAAGTCATATTCTGAAAAAACTAAAAAAACTTATAAAAATGAAGAAGGTAAAGAAATTATAATAGAAGAAACAAATAGCCCTAATGGTGAAAGAGATTATGAAAAAGAAAGATTAGCTGAAATTAAGGCTAAAATATCAGCATATAAGGATAAAATGTTTCAGGAAGAATTAGCTTCAAGAGGAAGTCATATAGGAGATAATTCAAGCGCAGGAACACTAAATCCTAATAATACAATTTCACAAAGCTTTATGATGGATGGATTACAAACTCCAGCATTAAATAATAATGATAGAATGACAAAATACAAAGATAATTTAAAAGTAGATAATGTTTATAACAAAAGTGGATTACTAAATCCTCTTTCAGAATATGAACTTAAAGCTGGAGGGATAATCCCTATAACATTATATACAGGAATAAATACAGACATTCCTTCAAATGTTATTGCAGTTGTTAGGGAAGATGTCTATGATAGCACGTCAGGAAGATATTTATTAATACCGAAAGGAACGAAAGCAATAGGAACATATGATAGTGTTTTAGATTTTGGGCAAGAAAGAGTACTTTTATTATGGACAAGACTAGTTTTCCCAAATGGAAATTCAATTTCTTTAGATAAATTTGACGGAGTGGATTTGTCAGGCTATGGAGGTACAGGAGGAAAAGTAGATTCACATTTTGGAACTATGTTAAAAGCTGTTGTTCTATCTACTATACTATCTGTTGGAGATTATTATGTTTCCCCTTCATCAAAAGACAGGAACAGATATAAAACAAGCTCTCCTGAAGTAATAGCTAAAGAAGAAGTGGTAAACACTTTCTCAGAAATTGGAAAAGATTATATAGATAAAATGTTAAATGTTCAGCCAACCATTGTTGTAAAACAAGGAACAAAATTAAATATAATAATCAATTCAGATTTAGTCTTAGAGCCGTATGAGGAGTATTAG